In Actinoplanes sp. NBC_00393, a single genomic region encodes these proteins:
- a CDS encoding ABC transporter ATP-binding protein: protein MTIRTTAAVELHGVTRRYGTGERAVAALDGVDIRFEPGTFTAVMGPSGSGKSTLLHCAAGLDRVSSGRVVIDGVPVEGLSERNLTKLRRTRVGFVFQSFNLVPALTAAQNVALPLRLAGRRPAPGEVSAVLAEVGLAERAGHRPSELSGGQQQRVAIARALVTRPAVLFADEPTGALDATSGKEVLRLLRAAVDRHGQTIVMVTHDPLAAAHADRVLFLADGRVVDDVQGPVDVEQVALHTARLEAVTR from the coding sequence ATGACGATACGAACGACCGCGGCTGTCGAGCTGCATGGGGTGACCAGGCGTTACGGCACCGGGGAGCGGGCGGTGGCCGCGCTGGACGGGGTGGACATCCGGTTCGAGCCGGGCACGTTCACGGCGGTGATGGGGCCGTCCGGGTCGGGCAAGTCGACGCTGCTGCACTGCGCGGCGGGGCTGGACCGGGTCAGCTCGGGCCGGGTGGTGATCGACGGCGTGCCGGTCGAAGGGCTCAGCGAACGGAATTTGACGAAGCTTCGCCGTACCCGGGTGGGTTTCGTCTTCCAGTCCTTCAACCTGGTGCCGGCGCTGACCGCGGCGCAGAACGTGGCGTTGCCGCTGCGCCTGGCCGGGCGGCGCCCGGCGCCGGGCGAGGTGAGCGCGGTGCTCGCCGAGGTGGGCCTGGCCGAGCGGGCCGGGCACCGGCCGTCCGAGCTGTCCGGCGGCCAGCAGCAGCGGGTGGCGATCGCCCGGGCGCTGGTCACCCGGCCGGCGGTGCTCTTCGCCGACGAGCCGACCGGCGCCCTGGACGCCACCTCCGGCAAGGAGGTGCTGCGGCTGCTGCGGGCCGCGGTGGACCGGCACGGCCAGACCATCGTGATGGTGACCCACGACCCGCTCGCCGCGGCGCACGCCGACCGGGTGCTGTTCCTGGCCGACGGCCGGGTGGTCGACGACGTGCAGGGCCCGGTCGACGTGGAGCAGGTCGCCCTGCACACCGCGCGCCTGGAAGCGGTGACCCGATGA